CCGTCACCGCAACACCAAACACCTTTTCCGATAGCGCTACATCCGGACTGACATAGAAGCGGGTTTTGGTAATCCCCATCGTGGTAAATCGAGTATGGAAATCCAGTTCCCTCAACGCAAACATCGCCATGAGGGCGAGAAATGGCCAACTCCACTTGAGATCCGCCGCCTTCGTCTTGACCAGCCAGTAGCCTCCAGCCAGCGCATACAACGCAACCGTCATCATCTCGATCGGACCATCCTCCCGGAGCAAGCGAATCGCCTGGGCAGTGTCCATGATGAGCAAAACGGCAATGATCGCGCCAAGCAAGAGAAGGGTCCCCGCAAGCGCAGTGAAAAAACGGATGTTGTTGGATGCTTGAGTCATAATCGCGGGCTGAGTCACCGAAAGGATTGTGAATCGTAACATAACCGACCCAAAGTTACAATTCTGTCAATTCTTTTGTAAAACGATCATTCTAATAATAAATTTACACGCCTCCTGTGTCAGCTATTGCTCTGTCTTCACACGCCTGATCACTCACCTTTTTTGTCCGGTCCATTTGAAATTCAGTCCGTCCCGCCCTAACCTTTTCCCTTCAAGCACTATCAACCCAAAAACAATCCTATGATGAACCGTCGCCATTTCCTGCAATCGAGCCTTGGAACTGCAGCCCTGCTTACCCTCACCCCTTCCCTGATCCCATTGCAGCGCAGCCATGCTGGCACGAAGGGCCTGAAATTAAGCTTGCCCAACCTCGCTTACGCACACGATGCGCTCGAGCCAGCCATCGATACCCTGACCATGCAAATCCATCATGGGAAACACCATCAGGGCTACATCAACAATTTCAATCGCACCCTCGAATCCTGGACAGACTCTGCTGCTTACGAATCCCTCGAATCCCTGTTCGCCCACCTGCACGAGCTTCCCGAAACCGTTCGCACTGCCGTTCGCAACAACGGTGGCGGAGCCTGGAATCATGAGCTCTTCTGGCGCTGCATGACGCCTGAACACGGCACAAGTCCATCCGGCAAACTCGCACAAGCCATTGCCCGTGACTTTGGCACGCACGACGCCCTGAAAGCGGAATTTTCCAA
Above is a window of Puniceicoccaceae bacterium DNA encoding:
- a CDS encoding superoxide dismutase, whose product is MKLSLPNLAYAHDALEPAIDTLTMQIHHGKHHQGYINNFNRTLESWTDSAAYESLESLFAHLHELPETVRTAVRNNGGGAWNHELFWRCMTPEHGTSPSGKLAQAIARDFGTHDALKAEFSKAAATRFGSGWAWLCADTNHRLFVSSTPNQDNPLMASFVDQPGIPLLGIDVWEHAYYLHYQNRRSDYISAFWDIINWNTVSERYEQLLTHSPQH